One window from the genome of Procambarus clarkii isolate CNS0578487 chromosome 90, FALCON_Pclarkii_2.0, whole genome shotgun sequence encodes:
- the LOC123746582 gene encoding glutamate receptor ionotropic, kainate glr-3-like isoform X1 encodes MAAARRLINGRHLTLATINRPPFSSIKSSGKKIVSAEGFCFEILKEVARRLNFTYTMVESPDGSWGSRMPNGTFDGVIGMVQRQSVDFAVSGFTVNYLRSIVIDFSHPFYDESLTILIPAPRQENDVLAFLKPYSWQVWSATAGSVLVVGPLMWVLATAGTLPAVYPHNTRKARYSVLTYVWACAISLVSQSCRMRQTEPMRVLYGAWWTLALVLIYTYNSTLTSFLLVPRTTALISSLEQLADQRKVLWTLRAGTPFTDLVMSAHPPSTYYKIGRLVKERPDLLVQGDLPGASAVLQGGRVFIKEKSWLDFAIEADFLATNKCRLAQVNQLFYTTGFAWPFPKDSPFLQLFNHEILKLSQSGLLSAWKKQFWPRPNRCTSGKIAATSGPKELQLKNFTGHFLVLGVGVGLASLVLLVERSTAYTRRQLSVDAGDAVVVGWLISYRSS; translated from the exons CGTCCGCCCTTCAGCTCAATCAAGTCGTCTGGGAAGAAGATCGTAAGTGCCGAAGGCTTCTGCtttgagatccttaaagaggtcgcAAGGAGACTCAACTTCAC ATACACCATGGTGGAGTCCCCCGACGGTTCCTGGGGGTCCCGTATGCCAAATGGCACCTTTGACGGCGTAATTGGCATGGTTCAACGACAA AGTGTGGATTTCGCCGTATCCGGATTCACCGTCAATTATTTGAGATCGATCGTGATTGACTTCAGCCATCCCTTCTACGACGAGTCACTCACCATCCTCATCCCGGCTCCCAGACAGGAGAACGATGTCTTGGCCTTCCTGAAGCCTTACTCCTGGCAG GTATGGTCGGCGACGGCTGGCAGCGTGTTGGTGGTGGGTCCGCTGATGTGGGTACTCGCCACGGCGGGTACCCTACCCGCTGTGTACCCGCACAACACCCGCAAGGCCCGCTACTCGGTCTTGACATACGTGTGGGCCTGCGCCATCAGCCTTGTGTCCCAGA GCTGTCGCATGCGGCAGACGGAGCCAATGCGGGTGTTGTACGGGGCGTGGTGGACCTTGGCGCTGGTGCTTATCTACACCTACAACAGCACCCTCACCTCCTTCCTGCTGGTGCCGCGTACGACAGCCCTTATCTCCTCCCTCGAGCAACTGGCCGACCAACGTAAGGTCCTCTGGACGCTCCGAGCCGGTACACCGTTCACAGACCTTGtcatg AGCGCCCATCCCCCCAGCACTTACTATAAGATCGGTCGTCTGGTGAAGGagcgaccagacctcctggtgcAGGGAGACCTTCCGGGCGCCAGCGCTGTGCTTCAGGGTGGCAGGGTCTTCATTAAG GAAAAATCTTGGCTAGACTTCGCTATAGAGGCGGACTTCCTGGCGACCAATAAGTGCCGACTTGCCCAAGTAAATCAGTTATTCTACACCACTGGCTTTGCTTGGCCCTTTCCTAAAGACTCGCCCTTCCTCCAACTCTTCAATCATGA AATCCTCAAGCTATCGCAGTCTGGGCTCTTGAGCGCCTGGAAGAAGCAGTTCTGGCCGAGACCCAACCGGTGCACGTCTGGGAAGATCGCAGCGACCTCGGGGCCCAAGGAACTACAGCTCAAGAACTTCACTGGCCACTTCCTCGTCCTCGGGGTTGGCGTCGGCCTAGCGTcgctggtgctcctggtggagcGGTCGACGGCGTACACCAGGCGCCAGTTGTCGGTCGACGCCGGCGACGCGGTGGTGGTAGGCTGGTTGATATCTTATCGCTC GAGCTGA
- the LOC123746582 gene encoding glutamate receptor ionotropic, kainate glr-3-like isoform X2 → MAAARRLINGRHLTLATINRPPFSSIKSSGKKIVSAEGFCFEILKEVARRLNFTYTMVESPDGSWGSRMPNGTFDGVIGMVQRQSVDFAVSGFTVNYLRSIVIDFSHPFYDESLTILIPAPRQENDVLAFLKPYSWQVWSATAGSVLVVGPLMWVLATAGTLPAVYPHNTRKARYSVLTYVWACAISLVSQSCRMRQTEPMRVLYGAWWTLALVLIYTYNSTLTSFLLVPRTTALISSLEQLADQRKVLWTLRAGTPFTDLVMSAHPPSTYYKIGRLVKERPDLLVQGDLPGASAVLQGGRVFIKEKSWLDFAIEADFLATNKCRLAQVNQLFYTTGFAWPFPKDSPFLQLFNHEILKLSQSGLLSAWKKQFWPRPNRCTSGKIAATSGPKELQLKNFTGHFLVLGVGVGLASLVLLVERSTAYTRRQLSVDAGDAVVELRAVEG, encoded by the exons CGTCCGCCCTTCAGCTCAATCAAGTCGTCTGGGAAGAAGATCGTAAGTGCCGAAGGCTTCTGCtttgagatccttaaagaggtcgcAAGGAGACTCAACTTCAC ATACACCATGGTGGAGTCCCCCGACGGTTCCTGGGGGTCCCGTATGCCAAATGGCACCTTTGACGGCGTAATTGGCATGGTTCAACGACAA AGTGTGGATTTCGCCGTATCCGGATTCACCGTCAATTATTTGAGATCGATCGTGATTGACTTCAGCCATCCCTTCTACGACGAGTCACTCACCATCCTCATCCCGGCTCCCAGACAGGAGAACGATGTCTTGGCCTTCCTGAAGCCTTACTCCTGGCAG GTATGGTCGGCGACGGCTGGCAGCGTGTTGGTGGTGGGTCCGCTGATGTGGGTACTCGCCACGGCGGGTACCCTACCCGCTGTGTACCCGCACAACACCCGCAAGGCCCGCTACTCGGTCTTGACATACGTGTGGGCCTGCGCCATCAGCCTTGTGTCCCAGA GCTGTCGCATGCGGCAGACGGAGCCAATGCGGGTGTTGTACGGGGCGTGGTGGACCTTGGCGCTGGTGCTTATCTACACCTACAACAGCACCCTCACCTCCTTCCTGCTGGTGCCGCGTACGACAGCCCTTATCTCCTCCCTCGAGCAACTGGCCGACCAACGTAAGGTCCTCTGGACGCTCCGAGCCGGTACACCGTTCACAGACCTTGtcatg AGCGCCCATCCCCCCAGCACTTACTATAAGATCGGTCGTCTGGTGAAGGagcgaccagacctcctggtgcAGGGAGACCTTCCGGGCGCCAGCGCTGTGCTTCAGGGTGGCAGGGTCTTCATTAAG GAAAAATCTTGGCTAGACTTCGCTATAGAGGCGGACTTCCTGGCGACCAATAAGTGCCGACTTGCCCAAGTAAATCAGTTATTCTACACCACTGGCTTTGCTTGGCCCTTTCCTAAAGACTCGCCCTTCCTCCAACTCTTCAATCATGA AATCCTCAAGCTATCGCAGTCTGGGCTCTTGAGCGCCTGGAAGAAGCAGTTCTGGCCGAGACCCAACCGGTGCACGTCTGGGAAGATCGCAGCGACCTCGGGGCCCAAGGAACTACAGCTCAAGAACTTCACTGGCCACTTCCTCGTCCTCGGGGTTGGCGTCGGCCTAGCGTcgctggtgctcctggtggagcGGTCGACGGCGTACACCAGGCGCCAGTTGTCGGTCGACGCCGGCGACGCGGTGGTG GAGCTGAGGGCTGTAGAGGGCTGA